The genomic segment CGAGGCCTGTCTCCAGTACCGCGGTGACGGGATGTCGGGCTCCAGGCTGCCGGCCCCACACCACGTCTCCCGCATCTACGTGGAGGACCGGCACCGCCTGCTGTACTGCGAGGTGCCGAAGGCCGGCTGCTCCAACTGGAAGCGGGTGCTGATGGTGCTGAGCGGCCTGGCCAACTCGCCGGCCCACATCCAGCACCAGGCCGCACACTACAGCAACTCGCTGCGGCGTCTCGACAGCTACGACCGCGCCGGCATGGCTCGCCGACTGCGCACCTACACCAAGGCGCTGTTCGTGCGGGAGCCGCTGGAGCGCCTGGTCTCCGCATTCCGCGACAAGTTCGAGCAGCCCAACACTTACTACCACCCGGTCTTCGGCCGCGCCATCATCGCCCGCTACCGGCCCAACGCCACccgccaggccctgagctccggATCGGGCGTCACCTTCCCCGAGTTCGTGCGCTATCTGCTGGACCCGCGGCGGCCACTCGGCCTCGACATACACTGGGAACGCGTCGGTCGCCTCTGCAGCCCCTGCCTTGTCCGCTACGACTTCATCGGCCGCTTCGAGAACCTGGCGGCCGAGGCTGAGGCGCTCCTGCGCCTGGTCGGGGCCCCCGCCAACCTCACCTTCCCCCGCTTCAAGGACCGGCACCGGCGGGAGGAACGCACCGGGCCGCAACTCAGCCGCCGCTACCTCGCCCAGCTGTCGGCCGACGAGCGCCGCCGCGCACAGGACTTTTACCTGACCGACTATGCCATGTTCAACTATtcgcggcccttcggcccagggtGAGGGCAAGGGTCGGCGCCATGGAGATGGGGGGCGTGACCTGGGGACCAAGTGGGGTAGAGATGGGAGCGGAGCCTATGTACTGGAAGcagagacagtgctggagtaactcagcgaatcaggcagcatctctggagatatttttttatctccagagaagttgcccgaCCGGCCgagttcgtgtctatctttggtatgaaccagcagctgcagtttctttgtttctacacgatGTATTAGACTAGAGGATGGGGTATGCACAGGGAGAGGGGGCTTTAAGGAACATGCCCAGGCAAGATTGACTCTTGAGTTTATACTCCCCAGTCTCCTAAAGGCCCTCCACCGTCCATTCTGCCCAGTTCTGGAGCATCCTCACTCAATTCCAAGGTAATGCATCCTAACTCTCGTCACCCAGTGCAAAGCATTCACAAAGGGTGAGGGTTACACTGGTGATGGGGACAGGGTAGGAGGGAACACAGCATTCCACCCCAGTACAGAGCTATTGCTCCTTTCTCCAAACCTCACATttgttatttgtttattattgtcctgtgtactgagatacaatgatgaactttgcgtgctatccattcaaacCATATTATACACGTTCAAACAAGCCATACAGAAATACAACAGGTAGTCATAGTTGTATAGCATTGAAAGGATAAAGTAGGATTGGATagtttgggattttttttcccctttagcGTGGGAGGCTGAAGGATGTCCTTACAGAGGTTTCTAAAATGGTCAGTCTTTTTTTCCAGGGTTAGGGAATCTAAAAGTAGAGGGCTCAAAtagaaggtgagaggagaaagattaataaggagcctgaggggcaacattttcccacagggtggtgaatatatggaagGCAGGGGCTACATGGGTTAGGGCAAGTACAattgcagcatttaaaatacatttggacagataaacgGATAGGAagaatttggagggatatgggacaaacacaggtaGGCAACTTGGACCTAAGGGCATGTTCCCATGTTATCTAACTGATACTTTAAaataataggtttaaggtgtttaGGGTACATGGTATAGGTATGGAGGGAAGAAAATGTAGATGGAGCGGAGATTCTGTTGGACTGCCTACGGAATTGTTCCACAGCTCTCCAGTCCCAGTGAGCTTGCAAAACAGAATATCCATCCTAGGCCCACAGTATAATCCCACGTTTATTCCAGATTCCACTCTCTTTCTCTGACGCCTCTGTCCCTTCACCTGTTCAACAATCTTTTGTTgaaccctcccctcctctttgtCTGCCTGATTTCCCCCAATCCTATTTATTTTAGCCCCAGTCAATGACCTTCCCAGTGTATTGTAGTGAGGTCATCCTTAGTTGCTAAGACTTCGGTGCCTTTTACAAACCCATACCTGATCTTGTGGGGAGCTCATTGCGTGGCTCGTAGTCACTGATTGAGAGAGTGGGATGGTTTCAAATTCAACTTGGGCTGCATGGATGAAAGGTTTTGTTGACTAAATATCCTTCTGTGAATTTAACCTCAAAGTGGTCTCAAGCCAGTTTTCCAGTGAAACATTGGGAGCTGTTGCTGGAACTCTTCAGAGAGTCTACATTCCAtttattccttttttccacaTTTCTATGTTCTTCTTGGTCTGATAAGGCAGCTTCACTTTGTATCCAACCCCTGCTCTTCCTGCTCCAAGCGTGTGCGACGGAATCATCGGGCGGAAGCTTCACTCTGTACTTAACAAAGTGTTCTTTTGTCCTTCCTCAGTAGGAACTCTCTGATCATTCTGTGCTCCCTTGGTACTTCATAGAAATAAATATGTTGTGTGCTGTGGAGAGGGAGCTGCACACTGTCTGTTGAACCTGTGATGGTTAGCTCTGGCTGTATTGACATCTCTTGCCTCATTGACTATAACAATTGAAAGACTACGATGAAAATGGTATAAATAGTTTTGTTTTTCAGGGCTAGTATTGTGGCAGCGTGGTGACATTTTATTTAAGGATAAGATAGAGAATTTATGGGAAATAATTGTATCGTAGCACATTAAATGTGAGTTGTGTGGTTCTGTGACTGGTGTACATTAGGAGGCTGGACCTTTTATAACCCATCAAATGTGAATTGTAAATTTAACTGAGATTTCTTGtgcaataaattatattaaaaccTTTTCCAATAATTGCATATACTGCCTTCTACCTTAGATTTTCTATCCACAGTGACAAAATGGAAAGAGTTTGTATTTCTAAAGCATCTTTCACATCCTCTGAACGTGCTATGAAAAACGCAGTGACAGAATTATGCACATAAAAATCCCACAGAGGGAATGTGGAAATTGAACATAGAACCGtaaagacacaaaaagatggagtaacccagcgggacaggcagcatctctggagagaaggaatgggtgacgtttcgggtcgagacccttcttcagactggatgggATAAAAGCTGTAATAGCATAAGGGAAGGGAATAAAAGCTGTATTagtataagggtctcgacccgaaacatcacccattccttctctccagagatgctgccttcccgctgagttactccagctttttgtgtctatcttcagttaaaaccagcTTCTTatacatagtacagcacaggaacaggcccttctgctcatgTCAGTGCTGAACGTGATGCTAAATTTAAGTAATCCCATCTGCCCGCTTATGATCTATATCACTGTCCGATTTCCCTCTATTAACACTCTActctgcctagcagagctggtccacaCCATCAACAACTTCCCCTTTGATTCCACGCACACTTCAACTCCAAGACGTAGTTATGAGCACCCGcatggccccagctatgcctgcctctacgaagggtacgttgaacaaaccctgttccaggcatacactggccctatacccaaactctatctctgttacattgatgactgcatcggtgctacctcagcagcacccatgcagaactcatggacttaaTCTACTTCACCACTaaatttcatcctgcactcaaatttacttggaccatctctgacacctccctcccctttcttgatctcagtctccatcacaagaaatagactattgattgATGTCTATTACAACCCTACTCCCACATTCCTCAGTTCTTGCAagaactctatcccctactcccaattcctcagtctacgccTAATCTGCGCCCAGGAGAGGTGTTCAAACTAGAACATCAAAGATCTccgcattctttagggaacgggggttcccctctcccatcataaatgaggccctcactcgtgtctcctctgtACCCTGAAGCTTCgcccttgttccccctccccctagtcgcaacagagacacagTCGCCCTAGTCcttgccttccaccccatcagccatcgcattcaACACATAATCCCCCAAAATATCTGCCATGGGCACCTGcatggaccccagctatgcctgcctctttgtaggatacgttgaacaatccctgtttcaGAGGTACActaggccctatccccgaactctatctctgaTACATTGATGACTGCTTCAGTGCTACAtcctcaacttcaccaccaatttttatCCTGTACTCAAATTTACTAGGACCATCtcggacctctccctcccctttcttgatctcagtctccatcacaggaaatagactattgacttgcgtctattacaaacccactgactcctacaactgtctcgactacacttcttcccaccctgtctacgccgcatctgcgcccaagatgaggtgtttcatactagaacatccgagatgtcccaaTTCTTTAGGGaaggggggttcccctctcctatCATAAATGAGACCCTCACTCGTGACTCCTTGGTACCCTGTAACTCcatccttgctccccctccccctcaccctagtcacaacagagacagtccccctagtccttccctttcaccccatcagccatcacatacaacacataatcctccaaaatctccgccacctccaacgggataccaccgctagccacattttcctatctctacccctttccgcctccgcagagaccgttccctccgcaactccctggttaactcctcccttcccacccaaaccaccccctccccaggtactttcccctgcaatcgcagaagatgcaacacctatccctatacctcctcccttgactgtccagggaccccgacagtcctttcaggttatgcagaggttcacttgcacctcctccaacctcatctactgtatccgttgttgaagatgtggattcttatacatcggtgaagCTAAACgtcgactgggcgatcgtttcgcggagcACCTTCGTTcaacccgcctgaacctacctgatctcccggttgcgaaACACGTTAATtgtctttcccattcccacacagacctttctgtcctaggtctcctccattgtcagagtgagattaaacgcaaattggaggaacagcatctcatatttcgcttggccagcttacagcccagtggtatgaataatgatttctctCACTTAAGGTAGCCCCAACATTcccactctctctgtccctccaaaAGTGCACTAGCTTCTACTTTTCACCTGACAAACAGgtaacaatggcatgtttcctttatcaccgttacttttttacatatcttttattcgttgttctttatctctctacatcatcgtctatatctctcgtttctcttatccctaaccagaggaatggtctcgacctgaaacgtcacccattccttctctccagagatgctgcctgtcccactgagttactccagcattttgtgtctacccagctCCTGACTTGTTCTTTTTTGAAGCTGCAGGCAAGTCTGTTCCTGCAGGGTACCCAATCTCCAACCTGCCTGTGTAGTCCCACTGTTTATGTGGCTGGTCTGGTTAGGTTTCTAACAAACCAAAGTGGTCACATTAGAATTTGAATATCAGTGTAACATGCTATTCTCATTTCCTCTTCCATTGTGTTCTTTCTGAGTGGACAAGAAGTACTGATGGGGTTTTAAAATTGTGCCACATATGTTTAAAGTGGTATTCATGCCATTATCTACAAGTTATGCATGGAATGGATCCATCAGTTACTGCAGTGATCTGTAGAGAGCCATGGGTGCCACTTGGCtgcgaaaaaaaaaatcaacacttATTTGAAGATGAGGAATGAAGATGAATTCAGAGAAAGCCAGGGGTTCCAGCTACAGCTCCAGGGACAAATCAACGGGGATGTAGAATGTTCAGGTGCCCACCTCTTTAATGTATTCAGATCTTTTGTTAACACGAGAAGCTTACTGTTGCACTTCCTGTGTACCCATTCCCACAGGTTGACTCATCTTACtgaactttttcttttctcttaaGTACAACAAATAGTTTCTTCATCATGAAAACAATGAGTAATACAATAATTAGTGTTAATGATCCCAGGAAAATTATTACATCCACAGAGTAATAAACGTACCATGGAAGTTTGTAAGATTCGAAGCGTAATTGTGCTGCACCTTTGTGTCGAGCAGTGTACTCAATCCAGAAAATGGCTGGTTTGGTTAGGTTTGTGTCAATCCAAAGTGGTCATTCTCTAACTAATTCCCCTTCTTTTGTGTTATTTCTGCATGGACAGGAAGTGCTGATAGGCTAAAAATGGTGCCACATTGGGTAAATGTGATGTTCATGCCAGTATCTACAACTTTTGTGTGGAATGGATCCATCAGGTGGTGCACTTGTGATCTATAGAGCACTAGAGAGTCAGAGCGAAAGACAGTGGATGCTACTTGGCTATGAaagaattcaatatttatttgAAGATAAAGAAGGTGACTTCATAGAAAGCCAGGTGTTCCAGCTGTAAGACAAGTCAAATGGGATACAAATGTTTAATCTTTAATGTGTTCAGATGTTTCATTAATACAAAAAGCTTAGTTACACTTCCTCAGCACCCATTCCCACAGATTGACCAATCTTACtgaactttttcttttctcttcagTAGAACAAACAGTTTCTTCATCATGAAAACTATGAGTAATACAATAATCAGTGTTATTGATCCCAGGAAAATGATTACATCCACAGAGTAATAAACGTACCATGGAAATTTGTAAGATTCAGAGCGTAATTGTGCTGCGCCTTTGTGTCGGGCAGTGTACTCAATCCAGAAAATGGCTCTTTCCATTGGGGTCTCTGGCTGATCCCTGTGGAGAAGAGAGAGTTTCTGCATGTTTTCTCGATAAGTGGAGTTATTTAGGACTTCATTAAGTGCCGACACTAGATCTGATGACTGGAGAAATGCAACATTGACCACCTTTGCTGCTCCTCTAGTTTCAAGTCTGACCATATTATCAAACTGGTCATAAAACAATGGTAGGCCAACCACCGGCACCCCATGATAGATCGCTTCATATAGTCCATTGGTGCCACCATGAGAAATGAAGGCTCGAGTCTTGGCATGGCCCAGTAGGTCATTCTGAGGAATCCATTTTGCTATGAGGGTGTTATTTCCAATATTGGGAGGGATGTCTCCATTGTGTCTCCAAATGACCTTTTGGGGTATTTGGGCAAGGGCTTCAGCGATTTTCATTGTAAGATCCAAAGATAAAGTGTCTATAATAGTACCCAGTGACATCACAACAATACCATGCTCCCCAGAGCTGTCAACAAACGTTTGTAGCTCTTCATCCAGTGGTTTAGGTGGTTGACATTGGAAACCTCCGATGTACACAAAGTTTGGCATCGTAGGTCGCGGAAATTCAAGTACGAAATCTATTCTCATCAACCACACATCTGCCCTTAGGAGAACCGTCTTGATAGCAATGTCTCTGCCGAGGTATTTCTGGCACAAATCCTCGTACAAGGGATTAATCACAAACTCGGAAATACCAAACTGAAGGATATGTTGCAGGACATTATGAACTCGTTGAAGAAAACTCATTTTGTCTGTTAATTGGGATCTGAAGACTGGGACATAGGAGGGTGGAGATGGGGCAGCAAAGAAATGAGCATCTTCAGCAGTCATCCATCGGACATTGTACACCAATGGGATGTTGAAATAATAAGCAAGCATTGGGCCTGCATAAACAATTGGATCTGCAAGTATCAAGTCAAAGTTTGCATCTGCAATTTG from the Leucoraja erinacea ecotype New England chromosome 17, Leri_hhj_1, whole genome shotgun sequence genome contains:
- the LOC129705276 gene encoding carbohydrate sulfotransferase 8-like — its product is MMTMRLSYLFSFILLFGLLGVLFLLHVQDLIDVSRQETTETGPQGNPGEPQGARDWDHNAATQPILISDPAISPAQLCTDTPPLRQAPPPGTTLRGRRRRRRRKAPGGAMSPQRRLGAPQLEDQQQGLGRQGRGRLRAVQDGRRRLVDEACLQYRGDGMSGSRLPAPHHVSRIYVEDRHRLLYCEVPKAGCSNWKRVLMVLSGLANSPAHIQHQAAHYSNSLRRLDSYDRAGMARRLRTYTKALFVREPLERLVSAFRDKFEQPNTYYHPVFGRAIIARYRPNATRQALSSGSGVTFPEFVRYLLDPRRPLGLDIHWERVGRLCSPCLVRYDFIGRFENLAAEAEALLRLVGAPANLTFPRFKDRHRREERTGPQLSRRYLAQLSADERRRAQDFYLTDYAMFNYSRPFGPG
- the LOC129705278 gene encoding UDP-glucuronosyltransferase 2C1-like, whose protein sequence is MGFSQRNTSVLVTCALGIIITLSCSVTYAANILVVPFDGSHWVNMRVLVKELRRHEHNITVLHSSTSWYIKKEPEFYHSLIIESHGSTGLLEDANGMQTLVQNTLATSKANIPLWTFLQLQFQLTMFMHEGHLWLRRVTISIFEDKALLEQIADANFDLILADPIVYAGPMLAYYFNIPLVYNVRWMTAEDAHFFAAPSPPSYVPVFRSQLTDKMSFLQRVHNVLQHILQFGISEFVINPLYEDLCQKYLGRDIAIKTVLLRADVWLMRIDFVLEFPRPTMPNFVYIGGFQCQPPKPLDEELQTFVDSSGEHGIVVMSLGTIIDTLSLDLTMKIAEALAQIPQKVIWRHNGDIPPNIGNNTLIAKWIPQNDLLGHAKTRAFISHGGTNGLYEAIYHGVPVVGLPLFYDQFDNMVRLETRGAAKVVNVAFLQSSDLVSALNEVLNNSTYRENMQKLSLLHRDQPETPMERAIFWIEYTARHKGAAQLRSESYKFPWYVYYSVDVIIFLGSITLIIVLLIVFMMKKLFVLLKRKEKVQ